A genomic region of Clarias gariepinus isolate MV-2021 ecotype Netherlands chromosome 23, CGAR_prim_01v2, whole genome shotgun sequence contains the following coding sequences:
- the vamp3 gene encoding vesicle-associated membrane protein 3 has product MSAPTAEGPGTSGVAGSNRRLQQTQAQVDEVVDIMRVNVDKVLERDQKLTELDDRADALQAGASQFETNAAKLKRKYWWKNCKMWAILIAVLIIIIVIIIIWSNS; this is encoded by the exons AT GTCTGCTCCCACTGCAGAAGGTCCTGGCACCTCGGGCGTGGCAGGAAGCAACCGGCGGCTGCAGCAGACCCAGGCTCAGGTGGATGAG GTGGTGGACATCATGCGGGTGAACGTGGACAAAGTCCTGGAGCGAGACCAGAAGCTGACCGAGCTGGATGACCGGGCGGATGCCCTTCAGGCCGGAGCCTCGCAGTTCGAGACCAACGCCGCCAAACTGAAAAGGAAGTATTGGTGGAAGAACTGCAag ATGTGGGCCATTTTAATAGCCgtgctcatcatcatcatcgtcatcatcatca TTTGGAGTAATTCCTAA